The genomic window GCCTCCACCAATAAAATCTTACTACCacaaatagcacaatagtgttgaaagtggttttaaacacaaatcaatcaatcaaatcacaAAATTGTGCAAGCTGGGTCCTTTCTAActgtgtaatttttttaatttttttaaaagttctacatttatatttttcagatatGGCAACTGGAGGACACTTGCTATGTGATATTTGTAATCAACAAGATATAACCACTGATGCTGTGGAATATTGCCCAGAATGTGAGGAAAATCTTTGCCAGAAATGCACAGGTCATCACAAAGTTGCCAAACTAAGTCGAAAACATGAGACTGTAGCACTTGAAAATTTAGCAAAGTTGCCAAAGTTTGTGAACGCAATCTCAAGCAATTGCAACGACCATTAcgaaaaaattgaatatttctgtAATACACATAGCACTAGTTGTTGTGTAGAATGTCTTCAAGATACACATAAAAAGTGTCATAATTTAACACCAAttcaaaaagttatcaaaaatgtGAAATCATCTCCAATGTTCTGTGACCAAGAGAGCATATTATCAGACTTGCTACAAAATATAGACGAAATTTTAGAAGATAGGCGTAAAAATATTGGAGCGCTACAAGAACAAGAGGCCCAGTTTAAAATAGCTATACAATGTGTAAGAGAGGCTGCAAATGAATATTTAGATAATCTAGAAACAGCCTTAAGGAACACAATGCAGCAATCCTTCAACCAGAAGAAAACTGAGATTGAAAATTTAGTAAAGGATTTGGAGaaacgaaaaaagaaaataactgaaatgaaagaaaatgttgACTTGATTAAAAGTATTGCATCAGATTTCCAATCTTTTATTGCCATTCGTCAAACAGCTGAAGAAGTTCATACGGAAGAAGTGGAGTTAATGCACTTAGTCAAGGATGATAAATTTAAATCAGTAGAAATAAGAATGATTCCAACAGAGTTTGATTTGTTAACAGATCATTTTGATTCAATTGGGAAAGTTCAGATAATATCAAGTCCTTGCAAGATCACAATGAAGAATAGTAAAATTCAAGAAGCACAgcttagtcatgttagtggaGCGTCCCTTGTTccaataaatgttgaaaaaataaaacttaaaaagaaTACAGAGTTCTCCCTGGATGAAGTCATAAAGGACTTCTGTGCCCTGAATTTGGCTCCACAATCCAGCCATATTCGTGCTCTTATAAAACACAGACGTCGACCATTTTTGGTTAGAGATTGCATTTCTGAAAATGGAAATATGCTTATTTTAGATTGCCATTTTAGCATGGTTTTCTGTCTTACTAGTGATGCCATTCATATAAGACTAGTTAATGTCTGTCCTTTAAGTTTTATCCCTGGAGGAATCATTAGCTTGAGCCCTCCCTTGCAATTATAACAGAACAGAAGAGGAAACGCTTTCATTTCATAACCATAAAAAATGCTGAGATTTGGAAGACAGTGGAATGTGAAACAGTTATGTTGTCAGTATCTTACAAATTTCCTGATTTGCTTGTTCAGAATGGTTCTGGTGGCTTTTCTCAAGTTAACAAGAATGGCAAAGTTTTATCAGAGACTAAAATGTTGTTCATAGATGAAGAGATGCACCAATCAGCATGTTTTCAAgatagattttgttttatttcatatgatgctGCTATTCAGTGTTGTGATATGGCGGGAAATCCCATGTGGCAATTTAGGCATGGAAAACTGCTACCCAACGCACTTACAACAGATGGTGAAAGCATAATATTTGCTGTGTCATGTAACGGAAGTATATTTGCTATTTCAGCTAATGGCAAATCGTTCAGCATATTGGTTGAGGCTAACAAGAATTTACTTCAAGCCTCTGCAGTTCATTATGACAAAGATGGGAAGAAACTCCTGGTTTCAACTGAGAAGGGGACAGTTTTTCTTTATGATgttcattttaaataaattttgaattaataGTAGTTCATCCTTTTAAAACCTTAAGACTTGTATTAGGTGAATTAATTATTCATGCACAGAAGGGAATATGAATTATGTCGAGGAATTTATGATATATCctttgttttatgtatatatgtatatatattagaaaTGAATCAAGATGTCTAACAAgctcaaaataattataaaaaaggtaaaatcacaaaaatgctgaactctgaggaaaattgaaaacggaatgtccctaatcaaatagcaaaatcaaaagataaaacacatcaaatgaatggtcAACCACTGTCATATTACaggcttggtacaggcattttcttatttaaaaaatgttggattgaacctggttttataatgctaaacctctcacttgtatgacagttgcatcaaataccataaatatttgtatgaagctttatatttcagaagacATGAAAAATAGAATACCTATATGCTTCATACCTTGTCTGCAAATACCTTATGTTATGAAAATaatgtctgtcatatgtccattgtccttgacctcattttcattgttcagcaacagcttgaaaaaaatatatagtattttggtcatgtttttttCTCACCTATCATTAGTAATATAGgctaactatatttggtgtatgggttCCTTGCAAAATCTACATGTCCATCGGACATGGTTTACTTGACATCTTTCTCATTTCAtagatcagtgatcaaggttaaagttgCATGATCATGATAGTTAGGTCTGAGTTTCTcaagatactataagcaatctAGGTCAACGATAAGTGCTGTATGGAATGTTGTAAGGAGTACATGTCAGTTTGGCAGGTcatatctgaccttgacctccttttcattggttaatgtttagtttttgtgttttggtgttaaaaatcttaaatatagCAATAGGTCAGGAATATTttatgtatggaatgattgttaggtgtacagGTCTGTTTGACAGgtattatctgaccttgacctcattttcatggtttactgGTTGATGttcatttattttgtgtttattgtCTGTTTTTCAATTAATATAAAGAAGAGGTCATCAAAAGTTGGTGCATGTAATGATTCACCTAACAAGCATCATGTCATTAGGTCTCTGGTAGAAACTTGTTTCAATGACGGTCATACCAAGTCTTtttgatgctcttcaactttgtacttgttttgctttataaatattttgatatgagcgtcactgatgagacttatgtagacaaaacgcacgtgtggtggactaaattataatcctggtacctttgataactattcaaagAACCTATGTTCACAGCTAGATTCTCCGTCAAACCCTCATACTGATGAACAATGCAACATGAGGGTAGCAGCATCACAGAGACTAAGTTGatcaatatgaaattaaagtaAGGAAAACAATAGTCTTTTATACATATTGCATAGTCAATATTTGTTATATTAGTTCAACAAACTctggcttttctcattgttgaaggccatacagtgacctgtAATGGTTAATTTCTATGGCATTTGGTtttttgtagagagttgtctcattggcaatcataccagagcttcttatttctatatcatCACAGCTACCAGGATTTTAATTGTGTACCATAGACACACATTTCATCTAAAAAGAGTCATCAGTGATACTCAAATAAAAATAAGTCACAGCAGCCTAAAAGGAAAGAAAACTGACAGAACTTTCAGCATATCTGAAGTAAATCAGCAAACGAGAAAAGAGACAATTGAAACAGTCCTAATAAGTATTAATAAAGCTGACAATAacaatttatatcttttattatcACAGATCAGATAATCATTATTTCACAAGCACCAACAATGATATATGATGAAACCTGTCTACAGAAAACACTTGCGATAATTGCATGTCCTCACTACTAGACAAATGCCTTGTTTAAACAGGtaacattacaaatattaaaacagtCTTTGTATGTCAACATACAAGAGTTCAGATATACtgaggattcattattattcattggataccaatctTCATGGGTACAGGTTTAATGATCAAcactaaatattaaaaataatgaaaaaaagatcAGACAGGTTTCACATACAAATGCAAagtatcaaaaataaataaataacgcATCATAATAAACTAATCATATCAATTTCATATAACTAACTTAAAAAGCATACACACTTACTCATGaatattctaataaaaattcTACCCTTAATACAAAACTATCACCAATTCTACATTCCACTATATAGTTAACTGTTCCCTCAATTTATTATGACATTgcatatttagaaaattcatacaaccataaatattaaatattgcaCCAAtctttatttacatttgattcaatatttgtacatataaaataACAATTGCAATAAAAATGTAATCCCTCCCCTAAATTCTACtacagataaaaataaatttttgaacGTATTGATAACTTCTATTTGAGAATTTTCCAGGTGTATAATATCatcttttaaaacacaaaaatcagACAATACAAAAATGACACCCCAAAAAATCATAAGTTGATTAAAGGAAGAAAATAACATGGTCAAAAAGAAAAATGATGAAATCCAAAATGACAAACAAGTATTCAAAGCACTACACAGAATACTACACTGACtatttcttttaacaatgtttaattcCAAGTCGAAATAATGTATCATTTAAAATTGACATATCAATGCCTAATGTAGTGTCTGAATACATGAATAAGAATCTGTTTAATCTTAGGTCTACCCTTAtattaatacatatataaatagaaaacttCAGATTATTACTGTAAAGTTGACtagaatgaacaaaaaaaaaagaaataaattatccATGTATGTAAGTGTGTAGTAAATATAGCTGATGTGTTGTTTCAGCTAATTAAATCATTAAGaataagtgttttttaaaatattgaaaaataaatactttaactgctCAAAGTCAGATTGAATATAACTTTTAGAAAACATGAAACAGTTTCCATGCCAAATCACCCTCAAGAAAATGCTAcgttgaaagtttttttttaaatagttagtACCTCTAAAGACAACATAAATGCTTAGGACAGCATTCATGAGATATGCTTGACACCAGGTCATACATTAATAATATGTccataaattttgttttgataacagTCGTGaactaatttatttattttctctaattttcatgctattttcacatttcctgacgggtgtgaaaaaaatatttctaattctCTAGTGAAAAATTTGTTCTCAGCAAATGATAGTCGAAATTttattgtgacgttaaattttctttgtttcttctgaatttttatattgtgacgtcatgaaaaaaggcaaccatgcctgatgacgtcacataaaaagtacacaactttcttcaAAATCTTGGAAAAAGAGGGATAAAAATCagtagagaaacagattccaccactataactcgtgtattatgatatttctccactctcgacagttaaattttaactatttaaaaagctCTGCATATCCTCGCGctctaaatattaaaatttaactgtctcgagtggagaaatattgttacacacttgttgcagttgtggaatctatatattTCCCattagagaaaaatattttttgataacaGTTGTGAAATTTCAAATTCATATATTATTTCCCATTTATACAGTGTGATATCTAACTTTATACATTATCTCCTCTTAGTGATATTTCACTTCATAAATTATCTTCCCTTAGTGAGATTTCACTTCATATATTTTCTACCCCAAGTGATATTTCacttaattatctccccttaatgaTATTTCATAATAACAAATGAGTATTATTTTAGCTTGTAAAAGCAAGTTTCATAGAGAATAATGAGTAGCTAATAACCTAGTAAAAAAGTAAACTATCTAACTATATATTTGTCTAAATGTCAATGTAAAGAAGTCTTAATCTCACATAATATGTTTGTTCTATTTGCTAACAGTTGTATATTATTTTTCCTGTGATTTCCCAAATAGGGATTTCTTTCTTGGTTTATCTTGTCCTgcctgaaaaagaaaacaaaaagatgaaatatctgcatgtttaaaatttgtttgtaACTTCAAACATAGTAGCACATTGTATTGCCTGAATACTTGATTTCTTTGTTTTACTCaagggtgtgtttggatatacgcctgaggtggcctatggttacccataggccgcctcaggcgtatatccaaacacacccaaGACTGGATGCAAGGCTATAGAAAATTAGTAattcattgaaaatttaaatttacgGTTCCCCTGAACTCACTGAATCCACAAAAAACTGAAGTTCCACAATAATAACGAATCCAcgataataatgaatccacaataataatgaatccacaataataatgaatccacgataatactgaatccacagtagtgTGTTTGACTCTGTTTAGAAGGTCATGGCTTATATTcaaagttaaaaattaaaataaaaatcgaaaaaaagtTCTGTTTATTGATTCTAAATAATGAACAATGTCATAAAACTAGAACCTGTAAATATAAAACACTTTGCCTCAAAATCAaaagaccactttcgagttcatccgtcaccggaaaaaactcatcaattatacgcgcctttatgacgtcatttaccagatagagggggtcgcctgtatccctgcactatttacgttcatcaagcgtcttagtgatcatTATTGTgtaggataaactagaaataatggttgttctgtaggtacttaatgacaattccctaatgacagcaatgctgattgtcaattttgagaattcaagtTGCCGAATAAtacgtacaatatagaattatagttttccaaccactcgctcaacattggaatggaagtgacgacgcccccaaacgcacaaatgacgttcactaaaaccagagtttttgacggaaatgcattgaactcgaaagttgtctattgagctgtgctgtaatttttttatatgtcaaataTTCCAAATAAATGGAAAAATATACTGTACTTTATTAAAAATCATCTGTTATATAAACCTAAATATGTCATGAGAAGCAATTTAGTCAGTCCCACGTTTTACAGAATCTCATTTGTCAGGGGATAtgcaaattaaagataaaaaaatccTCCAAATATAAATAATCATGTATCCTACATTTTTACatctttatataatttaattttggatgcaacacatcttctgattggctgacaacattttgtttatcagcccatagacataatatagtcatgtgaccgtgacgtcatcaatgttttttcatggtttactccggtttaaaatggaattta from Mytilus galloprovincialis chromosome 5, xbMytGall1.hap1.1, whole genome shotgun sequence includes these protein-coding regions:
- the LOC143076281 gene encoding uncharacterized protein LOC143076281; amino-acid sequence: MATGGHLLCDICNQQDITTDAVEYCPECEENLCQKCTGHHKVAKLSRKHETVALENLAKLPKFVNAISSNCNDHYEKIEYFCNTHSTSCCVECLQDTHKKCHNLTPIQKVIKNVKSSPMFCDQESILSDLLQNIDEILEDRRKNIGALQEQEAQFKIAIQCVREAANEYLDNLETALRNTMQQSFNQKKTEIENLVKDLEKRKKKITEMKENVDLIKSIASDFQSFIAIRQTAEEVHTEEVELMHLVKDDKFKSVEIRMIPTEFDLLTDHFDSIGKVQIISSPCKITMKNSKIQEAQLSHVSGASLVPINVEKIKLKKNTEFSLDEVIKDFCALNLAPQSSHIRALIKHRRRPFLVRDCISENGNMLILDCHFSMVFCLTSDAIHIRLVNVCPLSFIPGGIISLSPPLQL